A DNA window from Brassica napus cultivar Da-Ae chromosome C1, Da-Ae, whole genome shotgun sequence contains the following coding sequences:
- the LOC106378519 gene encoding uncharacterized protein LOC106378519, with protein sequence MVKITRKRDLHPGASEPRSDNGRRLGASGESSCDRVNTGDSTTASPPTASDSTNAHPPDTPYAVSSRIARQLRLSIRRQTKTARLTAPASTSGTKIRKPCDKWDIVSCPSCKALLWNAEATGVQPNRDAKQFSLCCQRGRVRLPPVREPPSPLLELLETPKFRSHIRVANSLLAFTSMGAQIDHSVTGTPGPFTFRVHGQIIHRIGSMLPDDGNDPEYLQLYIFDTDNELENRKRSFTKGSSQLAVDDTVILQLIEMLDINNHLAKTFRHARDRFRTTGKIEFSITLVSQPSRGRQYDLPTASEIGGLIIGDLSATSVGRDIVVELKSSALQRIGDLHPLLMSLQYPLLFPYGETGYHERLPYEGPEASTVRRTYMTMREFYAYQLQTRPSEGMTIIKGRRLLHQYIVDAYVAVETERLRFLSLNQKKLRADLYNNVCDAVETGDADATQVGKKIILPSSFTAGPRYMSEKYQDAMAICRWYGNPHLFITVTANPNWVELSNHLDAYGGDSANSRPDLECRIFKIKLDEMMADFKKGEFFPTLDAAVYTIEFQKRGLPHAHILLWLKGIKKEVTASVIDEYISAEFPDKEVDREGFELVERHMMHGPCGKMRPNSPCMEKGECTKNFPKPSSDQTRIDKSGFVVYRKRAGTGDFVVKGEIELDNRFVVPHNLGLLKKYQAHINVEWCCRTSAIKYLFKYITKGVDRATVLIHRNEPDTSNEINNFLECRYISACEGSWRLFAFPIHYNQPNVVKLPVHLPGDHVMVFDESADLSKVVYRENIDRSMLTAFFEACDTYEEAMELTYVEFPSRFVYHSNDRIWTPRLQGEAIGRVVYVSPASGDRYFLRMLLNVVRGPRGYDVLYTVGDVVYKKFKEACYARGLLDDDKEWHEAIEEPSSWATGRQLRRLFVLILVYCQVVDPLKLWEHTWMFLAEDILYMKRKEFRFPGLDLQDEQLKQYTLLEVDKHLKEHNQSLADYDELPQPDTSILSEINSQVLRQELMYKFEKEKETHRVLFSAMNTDQEKVYAAVLKSVDEQSGQLIFVSGAGGTGKTYLYRTIIARLRSVGKVVIPVATAGIAALLLPGGRTAHSRFKLPLNLDDRSMCEIHKGSSLAALISKADLIIWDEAPMAHRHAFETLDRSFRDLLSHESPEASTQPFGGKTVLLGGDFRQILPVIPHGKRPDTVLASISKSYLWKMAQVFTLSINMRLRQEDKDFAKWILQVGDGEADALASNKPKHEEGNQITVDKRLLISRSDTPHEALAHAAYPNFLQNYRDKAKIWKIFIHLLRL encoded by the exons ATGGTGAAGATAACACGTAAAAGAGATTTACATCCTGGTGCAAGTGAGCCAAGGAGTGACAATGGAAGAAGATTGGGTGCGTCCGGAGAATCATCATGCGACCGCGTAAACACGGGAGACTCAACTACTG CTTCTCCACCAACAGCATCTGATTCAACCAACGCTCATCCCCCCGACACTCCTTACGCAGTATCATCTCGGATCGCCAGACAGCTTCGGCTATCAATACGTAGACAGACTAAAACAGCTAGGTTGACTGCGCCTGCGTCCACATCTG GTACAAAAATCCGCAAGCCATGTGACAAATGGGATATAGTCTCATGTCCATCGTGTAAAGCATTACTATGGAATGCAGAAGCAACTGGTGTCCAGCCGAACAGAGATGCCAAACAGTTTAGTCTATGTTGCCAGAGAGGTAGAGTGAGGCTTCCACCTGTCCGAGAACCACCCTCTCCATTGCTAGAGCTCCTAGAGACGCCTAAATTCAGATCTCACATCAGAGTTGCAAACAGTTTGCTCGCTTTCACATCCATGGGTGCACAGATTGATCATAGCGTTACTGGGACCCCTGGACCTTTTACATTTCGGGTTCATGGCCAAATCATTCATAGAATTGGTTCTATGCTACCTGACGATGGTAACGATCCAGAGTATTTGCAGCTTTATATTTTCGACACTGATAATGAGCTGGAAAACCGAAAGAGGTCTTTTACAAAAGGCTCATCTCAGCTGGCCGTGGATGATACTGTTATCCTCCAGTTGATTGAGATGCTAGATATTAATAATCACCTAGCCAAAACCTTCAGGCATGCGCGCGACCGTTTTCGAACAACCGGGAAAATTGAATTCAGCATCACATTGGTCAGCCAACCAAGCAGAGGTCGTCAATATGATCTTCCTACGGCGAGTGAGATCGGTGGACTAATAATTGGTGATTTGTCTGcaacctcagtaggaagagaTATTGTGGTTGAGCTCAAATCATCTGCACTGCAAAGAATAGGTGATCTACACCCATTACTGATGAGCCTTCAGTATCCATTATTGTTTCCTTACGGAGAAACAGGTTACCATGAGCGATTGCCATATGAGGGGCCTGAAGCATCCACTGTGAGAAGAACATACATGACGATGCGAGAGTTCTATGCTTACCAGCTACAAACTAGGCCATCGGAAGGAATGACAATCATTAAAGGTAGAAGATTGCTGCACCAGTACATTGTTGACGCCTATGTAGCTGTAGAGACGGAGCGACTGCGATTTTTGAGTCTAAATCAGAAAAAACTCCGAGCAGACCTGTATAACAACGTATGTGACGCCGTTGAAACTGGCGATGCAGATGCTACTCAAGTTGGTAAGAAGATCATCCTCCCTTCGTCCTTCACTGCTGGACCCCGGTACATGTCTGAAAAGTACCAGGACGCAATGGCTATATGCCGTTGGTATGGGAATCCTCATCTCTTTATCACTGTCACTGCTAATCCTAATTGGGTGGAACTCAGTAACCATCTGGATGCATATGGAGGTGATTCTGCTAATAGCCGACCTGACCTAGAATGTCGGATCTTCAAAATCAAGCTTGATGAGATGATGGCAGATTTCAAAAAGGGAGAGTTCTTCCCTACGCTGGACGCAG cTGTCTACACCATTGAGTTTCAGAAACGAGGTCTGCCCCATGCCCATATTTTACTATGGTTGAAAGGTATAAAGAAGGAAGTAACAGCTTCGGTTATTGATGAATACATCTCAGCTGAGTTTCCCGATAAAGAAGTTGATAGAGAGGGGTTTGAGCTGGTTGAGCGGCATATGATGCATGGTCCGTGTGGTAAAATGCGCCCCAACTCACCATGTATGGAGAAAGGAGAGTGTACTAAGAATTTTCCTAAACCTTCTTCAGATCAGACAAGAATAGACAAATCTGGATTTGTTGTTTATAGAAAGAGAGCTGGTACTGGAGATTTTGTAGTCAAGGGAGAGATCGAGCTGGATAATCGTTTTGTTGTGCCTCATAATCTTGGTCTTCTGAAAAAATATCAAGCCCACATCAACGTTGAATGGTGTTGCAGAACCAGCGCAATCAAATATCTTTTCAAATACATAACGAAAGGCGTTGATAGAGCAACTGTCCTTATACATAGGAATGAGCCAGACACGAGTAATGAGATCAACAATTTCCTGGAGTGCCGGTATATATCAGCTTGCGAAGGTTCATGGAGATTGTTTGCTTTTCCTATACACTATAACCAGCCCAATGTTGTGAAGCTCCCCGTACATCTACCAGGTGACCATGTGATGGTATTTGACGAATCTGCTGACTTATCAAAGGTGGTATACCGAGAAAATATTGATAGGTCAATGTTAACAGCGTTCTTTGAGGCATGCGACACGTATGAGGAAGCTATGGAGCTGACCTACGTTGAATTCCCTTCGAGGTTTGTCTACCATTCAAACGATAGGATATGGACGCCAAGACTGCAAGGGGAAGCTATAGGGAGGGTCGTGTATGTCAGCCCAGCGTCTGGTGATAGATACTTCTTAAGGATGTTGCTGAATGTTGTTAGAGGTCCTAGAGGCTATGACGTGTTATACACGGTAGGGGATGTGGTATATAAGAAATTCAAAGAAGCGTGTTATGCACGAGGACTActtgatgatgataaagagTGGCATGAGGCAATAGAGGAGCCATCTTCATGGGCAACCGGACGGCAGCTGAGAAGACTGTTTGTGCTTATCTTGGTTTATTGTCAAGTCGTAGACCCACTCAAGCTTTGGGAGCATACTTGGATGTTTTTGGCAGAGGACATACTGTACATGAAACGAAAGGAGTTTCGATTTCCAGGTCTCGACTTACAAGATGAGCAGTTAAAGCAGTATACACTGCTCGAGGTTGACAAACACTTAAAAGAGCATAACCAGTCACTAGCAGACTATGATGAGTTGCCTCAGCCAGATACTTCAATACTATCAGAGATAAACAGCCAAGTTTTGCGGCAGGAACTGATGTATAAATTCGAAAAGGAGAAGGAGACGCATAGAGTATTGTTCTCGGCGATGAATACGGATCAGGAGAAAGTATATGCTGCTGTTCTGAAGTCAGTTGACGAGCAGTCGGGCCAGTTAATTTTTGTCTCAGGTGCAGGAGGCACAGGAAAGACATACCTATACAGAACTATTATAGCGAGGCTTAGGTCAGTTGGCAAAGTAGTTATACCGGTAGCTACAGCTGGCATCGCAGCATTGCTGCTCCCGGGAGGAAGGACAGCACACTCACGGTTCAAATTACCTCTGAATCTAGATGATCGTTCAATGTGTGAAATTCACAAGGGGTCAAGTTTAGCTGCATTGATATCTAAGGCAGACCTGATAATATGGGATGAAGCTCCGATGGCACACCGACACGCTTTTGAAACCTTAGATCGTTCCTTCAGAGATTTGTTATCGCATGAGTCTCCAGAAGCTAGCACACAGCCCTTTGGTGGCAAGACGGTGCTTCTCGGCGGGGATTTCCGGCAGATTTTGCCAGTTATTCCACACGGAAAAAGGCCAGACACCGTTCTCGCATCCATCAGCAAATCATATCTATGGAAAATGGCCCAAGTATTCACCTTATCCATCAACATGCGGCTGCGGCAAGAAGACAAGGACTTCGCAAAATGGATTCTACAAGTCGGTGATGGGGAAGCTGACGCCTTGGCGTCCAATAAACCAAAACATGAGGAAGGGAATCAGATTACTGTGGATAAAAGGTTATTGATCTCTCGCTCAGATACACCACACGAAGCTCTGGCGCATGCTGCATATCCTAACTTCCTCCAAAACTACCGGGATAAGGCCAAGATTtggaaaatatttatacatttattaCGCCTTTAA
- the LOC106378520 gene encoding F-box protein At2g35280-like — MVERPNISYGYGRMMESLLASNNLDAHYVKGMCEYFDLGNPVLGLYHLRIASKGAHKEAKYLYGVLLMATGMISKGKKILSKLTEDIGLESVETSWDNVQASLSHLTVEMKEVYVDSLISMEPELNCHPPGVNTVCYKCYHAYLMTEFFEMALGLNPAPAAA, encoded by the coding sequence ATGGTGGAGAGACCCAATATCTCTTACGGGTATGGGAGAATGATGGAAAGTCTTTTGGCATCCAACAATCTTGATGCTCATTATGTTAAAGGTATGTGTGAGTACTTCGATCTTGGTAATCCTGTTTTGGGACTCTACCACCTTCGTATTGCTTCTAAGGGGGCCCACAAAGAGGCCAAGTACCTTTACGGTGTTCTTCTCATGGCCACGGGTATGATCAGTAAGGGGAAGAAGATACTTTCCAAGTTGACTGAAGATATTGGTCTTGAGTCCGTTGAGACAAGCTGGGACAACGTCCAGGCATCTCTGAGTCATCTTACCGTGGAAATGAAGGAAGTGTACGTGGACTCACTCATAAGCATGGAACCAGAACTCAACTGCCATCCACCGGGTGTCAACACGGTCTGCTACAAATGTTACCACGCATATCTCATGACAGAGTTTTTTGAGATGGCCTTAGGGCTCAACCCAGCTCCTGCAGCTGCTTGA
- the LOC106378518 gene encoding glutathione S-transferase T3-like, protein MVRRKWTPRDDEVVISAWLNTSKDPIVSNSMKLRTFWKRVDEFFAAMMNEKIENVHCKQRWNRINDQTNKFCAAFAAAERQATSGQCDRDMLKRAHEIFYSDQGQKFTLEHAWCVLRYEQKWISLNTPMPAGSKRKSGETSSQTESAHVVEDSSETPKRPEGIKAAKASRNNRKGKDIEDYKTIMEGKMEELDKKEKLSKLAILDTLLAKKDPLSESEETVKNKLLAQLF, encoded by the coding sequence ATGGTGAGAAGGAAATGGACGCCGCGTGATGATGAAGTTGTGATAAGTGCATGGCTTAACACTTCAAAGGACCCTATTGTCAGCAATTCTATGAAGCTACGGACCTTCTGGAAACGCGTCGATGAGTTCTTTGCAGCAATGATGAATGAGAAGATAGAGAATGTTCATTGTAAGCAGAGGTGGAACCGAATAAATGATCAGACGAACAAGTTTTGTGCTGCATTCGCTGCTGCAGAGAGACAAGCAACCAGCGGTCAGTGTGACAGAGACATGTTAAAGCGTGCTCATGAAATCTTCTACTCTGATCAGGGACAGAAGTTCACCCTCGAGCACGCGTGGTGTGTCCTGCGCTATGAACAAAAGTGGATAAGCCTGAACACACCTATGCCGGCCGGTTCAAAGAGAAAGAGTGGTGAGACCAGTTCCCAAACTGAAAGCGCACATGTCGTTGAGGACAGCTCCGAAACTCCAAAGCGTCCTGAAGGTATCAAGGCTGCGAAAGCAAGCAGGAAcaatagaaaaggaaaagataTTGAGGACTATAAGACCATTATGGAGGGGAAGATGGAAGAACTCGACAAGAAGGAGAAACTGTCGAAGCTGGCGATATTGGATACTCTACTAGCTAAGAAGGATCCACTAAGTGAGAGTGAAGAAACTGTTAAGAACAAGCTGTTGGCCCAACTCTTCTAG
- the LOC106379718 gene encoding uncharacterized protein LOC106379718, which translates to MAKVFFSDLKSGRCSSVVEARLLRFWEARNVKRGGELMWMDVLMVDVNVLVPSTVMQVTISAGRLPQFREKLHAGTMFSVSGFDVSRCAQNFRLTDSSLMIRFNESTSFQELTEPDSPLPEEAFRFRNHSELIGLVNTNTQLPDIIGEILSVKSTVCDPPEEKNRVMVTLKLDSDETVTLSFFDSQAVAFHIQLEAMRVDPKVMVVTSINPKIVGGRLFLNATSGTHVYFDKKTEAGAALFYRLVARDTGLPSAAPLLKSYAKVETMTIADLSSFIVSAASQEIDFLCTGRVVRIDTDKGWCYVACSKCSKKLQRTESAFTCGVCNNPQAVGALRYRVEMAISDDTAEGIFVWFDGVLTKLHSIRASEAAQMLAEDGVNPEDTRLPPFIADMEGKTYTFQVRVTAFNFTEHHKTFTITRIAEDHGRLPADDVVNNGDDDDDDDDDASQTIEPSTAAGDQGGTSKARKKTGAGASKVVKKVRAG; encoded by the exons ATGGCGAAGGTTTTCTTTTCCGATCTCAAGTCTGGGCGGTGCTCATCCGTTGTGGAGGCGAGACTGCTTCGATTCTGGGAGGCTAGGAACGTTAAGCGTGGTGGAGAGCTGATGTGGATGGATGTGCTCATGGTTGATGTCAAC GTTTTGGTTCCT TCGACTGTGATGCAAGTCACGATCAGTGCAGGCCGTCTCCCACAGTTCCGGGAAAAGCTACATGCCGGGACAATGTTTTCCGTGTCCGGTTTTGATGTCTCCAGATGCGCGCAGAATTTCCGACTCACTGATTCGTCTTTGATGATTCGGTTCAATGAGTCTACCTCATTCCAAGAGTTGACCGAACCTGACTCCCCCTTGCCAGAGGAAGCATTCCGGTTCCGTAACCACTCGGAGCTGATTGGTCTCGTCAATACGAACACTCAGCTACCAG ACATCATAGGTGAGATATTGAGTGTGAAGAGCACGGTTTGCGATCCTCCGGAGGAGAAGAATCGTGTTATGGTGACTCTGAAGCTGGATAG TGATGAGACTGTCACTTTAAGCTTCTTTGACTCTCAGGCTGTTGCTTTCCATATACAGCTTGAGGCTATGAGGGTTGATCCAAAGGTCATGGTTGTCACTAGCATAAATCCCAAGATTGTCGGAG GTCGTCTGTTTCTTAACGCTACGTCTGGAACACACGTGTATTTTGATAAGAAGACTGAAGCAGGAGCTGCTCTATTCTACAG GCTGGTCGCCAGAGATACTGGTCTGCCGTCGGCCGCTCCACTGCTAAAGTCATATGCGAAGGTGGAAACTATGACCATCGCTGACCTCAGCAGTTTCATCGTTTCTGCTGCATCTCAG GAGATTGATTTTCTGTGCACTGGGAGGGTTGTCCGGATTGACACAGATAAGGGGTGGTGTTATGTTGCTTGCTCGAAATGCAGTAAAAAATTGCAGCGGACTGAGTCTGCATTCACGTGTGGAGTATGCAACAATCCACAAGCTGTTGGAGCCCTACG CTATCGTGTGGAGATGGCAATATCTGATGATACTGCGGAAGGAATATTCGTATGGTTCGATGGTGTATTAACGAAGCTGCATAGTATCCGAGCAAGCGAGGCTGCACAAATGCTG gctgAAGACGGTGTGAACCCTGAGGACACTAGGTTACCCCCGTTCATTGCAGACATGGAAGGAAAAACGTACACTTTCCAAGTGAGGGTCACTGCGTTTAACTTTACCGAGCATCACAAGACATTCACCATAACACGTATTGCTGAGGATCATGGACGTCTGCCAGCAGATGACGTCGTGAATAAT GGAGatgatgacgacgacgatgatgatgatgccagTCAGACCATCGAGCCATCAACTGCTGCAGGTGATCAAGGTGGAACCAGTAAGGCGCGTAAGAAGACTGGCGCAGGGGCGTCAAAGGTGGTGAAGAAGGTACGTGCTGGTTGA
- the LOC111201851 gene encoding F-box/FBD/LRR-repeat protein At3g52680-like, with translation MIEQLPEALILKILSSLPTKTVLSTSSLSKEWQSRWKSVPKFEFNSEDYESEHQTFPEVVSKSFFSSEAAVLDCFHLTCGSDQVDPVDVVHWIDTAFARQLRPLVLDFISDDDEYFVFTSRLCNCDTLETLKLGSMIIVDVSSPGSMKSLKTLHTYAWYQNDESILNLLSSCRILEELVVGRSAEHTVSFFTIEVPSLKRLVIYDDNSCTEFFGYTIVAPSLKYLKIEELRCPQFSLNAPDLVEANIAGVSSGINESLASVRRLFLDLSPSEVTLFIFPLDFFVLLSQCFVCIVNNLISCIDS, from the coding sequence ATGATAGAGCAGCTGCCTGAAGCTTTGATTCTGAAAATATTGTCGTCACTTCCAACAAAAACTGTTTTATCCACAAGTTCTTTGTCTAAAGAATGGCAGTCACGTTGGAAGTCAGTGCCAAAGTTTGAGTTCAATTCTGAGGATTACGAGAGTGAACACCAAACCTTTCCAGAGGTTGTCAGCAAGTCTTTCTTTTCATCTGAAGCTGCGGTTCTAGACTGCTTTCATCTCACTTGTGGATCAGATCAAGTTGATCCAGTAGATGTTGTACATTGGATTGACACTGCGTTTGCACGACAGTTGCGTCCATTGGTACTCGATTTTATCAGCGATGACGACGAGTACTTCGTATTTACGAGTAGGTTGTGTAATTGTGATACACTTGAGACTTTGAAACTCGGGAGTATGATTATTGTAGACGTCTCTTCACCCGGCTCGATGAAATCTCTAAAAACGCTACATACATATGCGTGGTACCAAAACGATGAATCTATCCTTAACCTTTTATCAAGCTGTCGTATCCTTGAAGAATTGGTCGTGGGACGATCTGCCGAGCATACTGTTTCTTTTTTCACTATTGAAGTCCCTTCTTTGAAGAGATTAGTGATTTATGATGACAACTCTTGCACAGAGTTTTTTGGATATACGATAGTTGCTCCTTCTTTGAAATACTTAAAAATTGAAGAGTTAAGATGTCCACAGTTTTCTCTGAATGCACCGGACCTGGTGGAGGCAAATATTGCTGGAGTTTCATCTGGAATCAATGAATCTCTCGCTTCAGTCAGACGTCTTTTCCTGGATTTATCACCCTCGGAGGTAACATTGTTTATAtttccacttgatttttttgttttgttatctcAATGTTTTGTATGTATTGTTAATAATTTGATCTCATGTATAGACTCCTAG